One Stenotrophomonas oahuensis genomic region harbors:
- a CDS encoding autotransporter outer membrane beta-barrel domain-containing protein: protein MQLSKRPLRSLMAVAIALAAMPAMAQSPYSKTVFIGDSLTDQGYFRPLLPASVQPVTGQFTTNPGWVWAQYVADYYGTNATAHGNGQNGDNYAIGGARVGVDTTQVLAAGTPAIPVYSLKTQTQQYLQANGGKADANALYTVWGGANDLFAIQAGAPLQATLGAAVTDQVGIVGTLKAAGAQYIVVPTLPDIGLTPAARAGGAVGMAQGTALAKAYNDALFAGLKSAGLQVIPVDTFHILQEIVASPATYGFVNVTSPACTTASSLTCNPTAYVNPNAANNYVFADGVHPTTATHQMLGQYTLSILEAPRNQQILTHSAQTIGRSRADQVSLHVGGRPADGMSWWGGVRGDMQRYDHADLYDGLAPAGLFGMDWAKDGMVLGGFAGYGRMDADFGNSKGDFTQSDTTLGLFAGWYGDKVWVNGQVSYSWLDYDVTRRVQLGPAERTHTGKPEGSNLTAALNAGYEFGTEGGLRHGPIASVIWQKVKLDAYTESNLSATALGYGNQDVDSTVGRLGWQMRFDGGSVKPYAQITWDHEFEDGQQASAWLQTMPDVGMYKVPGLEFDEDYVTAIMGVRMEMFGLNSNIGISTTAAQNSARDATIFAQFSGSF from the coding sequence ATGCAGTTGAGCAAGCGTCCCCTGCGTTCTCTGATGGCCGTTGCCATCGCCCTGGCTGCCATGCCGGCGATGGCCCAGTCCCCGTATTCCAAGACCGTGTTCATCGGCGACAGCCTGACTGACCAGGGTTACTTCCGTCCGTTACTGCCGGCCTCCGTGCAGCCGGTCACCGGTCAGTTCACCACCAACCCGGGCTGGGTGTGGGCCCAGTACGTGGCCGACTACTACGGCACCAACGCCACTGCGCATGGCAACGGCCAGAACGGTGACAACTACGCCATCGGTGGTGCCCGCGTTGGCGTGGACACCACCCAGGTGCTGGCGGCTGGTACCCCGGCCATCCCGGTGTACTCGCTGAAGACCCAGACCCAGCAATACCTGCAGGCCAATGGCGGCAAGGCCGATGCCAATGCCCTGTATACCGTGTGGGGCGGGGCCAATGACCTGTTCGCCATCCAGGCCGGCGCACCGCTGCAGGCCACTCTCGGCGCAGCAGTGACCGACCAGGTCGGCATCGTCGGCACCCTGAAGGCCGCCGGCGCGCAGTACATCGTGGTGCCGACCCTGCCGGACATCGGCCTGACCCCGGCCGCCCGCGCCGGCGGCGCGGTGGGCATGGCGCAGGGCACCGCACTGGCCAAGGCCTACAACGACGCCCTGTTCGCCGGCCTGAAGAGCGCCGGCCTGCAGGTGATTCCGGTGGATACCTTCCACATCCTGCAGGAAATCGTCGCCAGCCCGGCCACCTACGGCTTCGTCAACGTCACCAGCCCGGCCTGCACCACGGCCTCGTCGCTGACCTGCAACCCGACCGCCTACGTCAATCCGAACGCGGCCAACAACTACGTGTTCGCTGACGGCGTGCACCCGACCACCGCGACCCACCAGATGCTGGGGCAGTACACCCTGTCCATCCTGGAAGCACCGCGCAACCAGCAGATCCTGACCCATTCGGCACAGACCATCGGTCGCTCGCGCGCGGACCAGGTCAGCCTGCATGTGGGCGGCCGTCCGGCCGACGGCATGAGCTGGTGGGGCGGCGTGCGTGGCGACATGCAGCGCTACGACCACGCCGACCTGTACGACGGCCTGGCTCCGGCCGGCCTGTTCGGTATGGATTGGGCGAAGGACGGCATGGTGCTCGGCGGCTTCGCCGGCTACGGCCGCATGGACGCCGACTTCGGCAACAGCAAGGGTGATTTCACCCAGTCTGACACCACCCTGGGTCTGTTCGCCGGCTGGTACGGCGACAAGGTGTGGGTGAACGGTCAGGTCAGCTACAGCTGGCTTGATTACGACGTCACCCGTCGCGTCCAGCTGGGCCCGGCCGAGCGTACCCACACCGGCAAGCCGGAAGGTAGCAACCTCACCGCCGCGCTGAACGCCGGTTATGAGTTCGGCACCGAAGGCGGTCTGCGCCACGGCCCGATCGCCTCGGTGATCTGGCAGAAGGTCAAGCTGGATGCGTACACCGAGTCCAACCTCAGTGCCACCGCGCTGGGCTACGGCAACCAGGACGTGGACTCCACCGTGGGTCGCCTGGGCTGGCAGATGCGTTTCGACGGCGGCAGCGTCAAGCCGTACGCCCAGATCACCTGGGACCACGAGTTCGAGGACGGCCAGCAGGCCAGCGCCTGGCTGCAGACCATGCCGGACGTGGGCATGTACAAGGTGCCCGGCCTGGAGTTCGACGAGGACTACGTGACCGCCATCATGGGCGTGCGCATGGAGATGTTCGGCCTGAACAGCAACATCGGCATCAGCACCACGGCCGCGCAGAACAGCGCCCGTGACGCCACGATCTTCGCGCAGTTCAGCGGCAGCTTCTGA
- the thiS gene encoding sulfur carrier protein ThiS: protein MNIQLNGAPRQLPQSTTVQQLLDLEQLTQRRVAVEVNGEIVTRSLHGSHALADGDVVEIVHALGGG, encoded by the coding sequence ATGAACATCCAGCTCAACGGCGCACCCCGCCAGCTTCCGCAAAGCACCACCGTCCAGCAGCTGCTGGATCTGGAACAGTTGACCCAGCGCCGGGTGGCGGTGGAGGTGAATGGCGAGATCGTGACCCGGAGTCTGCATGGGAGTCATGCGCTGGCGGATGGGGATGTGGTGGAGATCGTGCACGCCTTGGGCGGCGGTTGA